ACGTGACCCGCACCAGTCCGCCTTTCCCTCTGGCCTGCTGGTACTTTCGGCGACGCTCGGGATCGGCCTGAATGTCTGCCCACGCATCCACCGGATCACCGAGGCGAGCCAGGGCCTCGCGGTACATTTCGACGAGAACACTACGGGCATAGGGGTAGCGGACTCTCGTGGGTGAGTACGTGTACCACGAGAACGCGGCACCACGTGGACAGCCGCGCGGTTCGTACTCGGGACGGTCCGGTCCTACCGTCGGATAGTCGGTCTCCTGGGTTTCCCAGGTGATGATGCCGTCCTTGACGTAAATCTTCCACGAACACGAACCGGTGCAGTTGACTCCGTGCGTGGAGCGCACCACTTTGTCGTGGCTCCAACGATCACGGTAGAAGATGTCGCCTTCGCGGCCGCCAGTGCGGTTCACGGTACGGAGATCGTCCGAGAACTTCCCAGGAGTGAAGAAACGACCGCCGCGGAGTAAAGCGTTTTCGACGCCACTGCCGATATGTTCGACCACTTCTGCACTTCCTTCACGTCTTCACGATCACCTCGGGGTGATCGAGAATCTGACGAACGAGCATGCTTGTCCCATAGAACCGTAAATTCGGACTTGTCGCGACCGTTCGGACGAAATGGGCAGCAAGATGGAAGTCGCGTGTAGGAAGAGTGAAAGGTCGAATCGGAACTTCGAATACGCCGATTGCGGTTACAGGTCAGTGGCGTTCTTCGAGTCCAACGGCTTGGCGGAGTCGTCGAGCAGCAGTTCGGAGCTCGGGATCGTCGAATGCGGACGAATCCAGCATCGCCGCGAGTGCTTCGGCGATGACGTTGAGTTTTTCTTGCGACGCTTCACTTGCGCGGCGCCCGGCATTCTCGAGCAATACGACCAGCAGCAGTGTGAAAACACTCGCTACGGTATGGATCGCAACCTGCCAGGTCTTGAGATCCGTCCACCACGGCAAGCTGATAAACCAGGCCACGACAATGACGACACAGAGAAAGAAGAACGGTGCCTGACTGACTCGCAACTCTGCATGCTCGACGAATCTGTCAAACCGCGACCGGCGGTTACCTCCGCTGCGGGTTTGAGCAGCGTCGCTGCTTCGCTCCATTACCGAAACTTTAGTCGCACCGTGTGCTTGCGCGCCCTCAATTGGATGGGCCGGTTTCAAGTGAAATGTGCCGATGCGTCCGTAGATCGGCGACGATTCGTTGCGCGTGCTTGGCTGCAGTGTGAAGTGCCTGGCTGCAGCGTGAATGTGTCAATCCCATTCAGGTCCAGCAGGGCGGCTTGATCCGGACCCACCCTGATGCTGTGGCTGGATTCTCTGCCGAGGGAGACCCTTTAGTGCAGATGACGACCAGCCTTCATACCGGACGCGGTCGAAGTGCGATCAGCCGCGGGCACGTTGACCGATGGCCGCTTGGTTGACGATATGGGCGATTCGACCTTCCCGTGTTGCGTCCCGGGCGGCACTGACGATCCACCACAGCATCTGTTTGCGGGCGCTGGGCGGAAAACCGTCCCAGTTGCTTCGAGCTTGCGGGTCCCGGTCCAGCGCCGCCTGCAAGTCAAGTGGTTCCTCGAGGTCTTCGACTTGGTCGAGAATCGTCCACCAACCAGTGGATTTCGCGGCAGCAATTGCATCGCGACCAGCAACGGTCATGAGGCCACGCACCTCCATATCGGCTGCGCGTTCGCGGTTGAGTCGGGTCCAGGAACTCTTGCGTCTGCGCGGCGTGAACAGTTGCAAATTGCGTTCTTCGTCGGGGTTGGCGTTGGTGGAGTCGATCCAACCAAAGCAGATGGCTTCCTCGACGGCCTGAGGGTAGGGGCAGCGTGGTCGGCTGATGGTGTTGCGCCAGGAGCACAACCACACACCTCGGGCCGACGTGTGGTTGTCCGTCAACCACGTTCGCCACTGTTCCCGAGTCTCGGCGTGGATGATCGGGTAGTCGAACTTCCACGTTGGGGGGTGGACGGAACTCGGTGGCGATGATTTCGAATTGGTCACTTGGTCTCCCAGCTCAGAGTGAAGCGGATATGTGTCTCGATAGAAGAAAAGCCGGCGTGGGGAACATGTCCGCGAACTCGTCTCAGTAATGACCTGAACATGAATGGTCTTGTCGCGCAATCCTCTTCTGACTTTCATGGTGGCGAGACCCTGAGGTGAAGGGCGAGCCGACTGACGGTGTTGGCGAGCTCGGTTGGTTCGATGACGACCACTGGGGCGGTGAGCGCGATGCGCGCAACGGTCATGGTGAGCCTGCCGAGATCTTCGCTGCGGATTTGGACAAGGCAGTGGTCCGCTGCCACTTCGATTGGTGTGTGGTCAATCCATCTGAGCACACCCTCGAGGTCGGCGAATGTGGCTGCGATGGCGAGTTTTGCCTCGTGGTGACGGGGTGGCGGGCCGACGGATCTCGCGACGAAGCCTGCCGCGTCACCGCCCGGGATCTCGCGTGGCGTGAAATGGCTGCCTGCCAGCCAGGGCTCGGAGAGCCGGTCCAGTCGAAATGTTCGCCAGTCGGCACGATGGTGGTCCCATGCTACGAGATACCAACGACGTCCCGCCGTGACAAGGCGGTGCGGCTCGACGAGCCGTCTGCCGCTCTCGCCATCACCTCGCCGGTAGTCGAAACGCACGTGCTCGTGGTCGCGACATGCCGCAGCGAGCACACTGAGCGCTTCGGGGTCGACGATGTCGTCGTCGGCCCGCCGCACGGAACTGACGCTCGAATGCAGAGCCGACACACGTCGGCGTAGCCGATGGGGCAGGAGTGTTTCGATCTTCGTCAGCGCGCGAAGCGACGTTTCTTCGATGCCGTCGATGGCGGCTTCGGCGGCGTAGCGCAGTCCGACGGCTACCGCCACGGACTCGTCATCGTCGAGGATCAGGGGCGGCACGTGCGCCCCCGTTGCAAGTCGGTAGCCCCCGTATTTTCCGGACGTGGAATCGACCGGATAGCCGAGGTCGCGTAGGCGATCGATGTCGCGGCGCACCGTTCGCTGCGTGACATCGAGTCGTGCGGCAAGTTCGGCACAGTTCCAGAAACGATGGGTCTGAAGGAGCGAGAGCAGTTGCAGTGCTCGGCCTGTGGGATCGTTCCGCATTTCTTCAGATTGCCAGCAATCTAGGACTTCATGTGTCCACGATGCTCCCTATCGTCGGAGCAATCGGTCGATCCAGACATTAGATCGGTACTCAACCCAAAGGAGCATCCGTGAATCCATCCGACTTCCCCAGGCCCGTCCTTATCCCAGTCAACGGCGTGGAACTCGAAGTCTTCGAAGCAGGGCAACACAATGCCGGGAAACCCATCGTGCTGTGTCACGGATGGCCAGAGCACGCCTATTCTTGGCGATACCAGGTGCCTGCCCTTGTCGCGGCGGGCTACCACGTCATCGTCCCGAACCAGCGCGGCTACGGCAACTCATCAGGTCCGACCGAAGTGACGGACTATGACATTGAACATTTGTCGGGTGATCTCATCGCACTTCTCGATCACTACGGTTACGAAGATGCCACCTTTGTCGGTCACGATTGGGGCGCCTTTGTCGTGTGGGGCCTGACCCTGTTGCACCCGGACCGGGTAAACAAGGTGATCAACCTGAGCCTGCCCTACCAGGATCGC
The nucleotide sequence above comes from Rhodococcus sp. KBS0724. Encoded proteins:
- a CDS encoding low affinity iron permease family protein, translated to MERSSDAAQTRSGGNRRSRFDRFVEHAELRVSQAPFFFLCVVIVVAWFISLPWWTDLKTWQVAIHTVASVFTLLLVVLLENAGRRASEASQEKLNVIAEALAAMLDSSAFDDPELRTAARRLRQAVGLEERH
- a CDS encoding YdeI family protein, which encodes MTNSKSSPPSSVHPPTWKFDYPIIHAETREQWRTWLTDNHTSARGVWLCSWRNTISRPRCPYPQAVEEAICFGWIDSTNANPDEERNLQLFTPRRRKSSWTRLNRERAADMEVRGLMTVAGRDAIAAAKSTGWWTILDQVEDLEEPLDLQAALDRDPQARSNWDGFPPSARKQMLWWIVSAARDATREGRIAHIVNQAAIGQRARG
- a CDS encoding YafY family protein, whose amino-acid sequence is MRNDPTGRALQLLSLLQTHRFWNCAELAARLDVTQRTVRRDIDRLRDLGYPVDSTSGKYGGYRLATGAHVPPLILDDDESVAVAVGLRYAAEAAIDGIEETSLRALTKIETLLPHRLRRRVSALHSSVSSVRRADDDIVDPEALSVLAAACRDHEHVRFDYRRGDGESGRRLVEPHRLVTAGRRWYLVAWDHHRADWRTFRLDRLSEPWLAGSHFTPREIPGGDAAGFVARSVGPPPRHHEAKLAIAATFADLEGVLRWIDHTPIEVAADHCLVQIRSEDLGRLTMTVARIALTAPVVVIEPTELANTVSRLALHLRVSPP